The following proteins are encoded in a genomic region of Ornithinibacillus sp. 4-3:
- the mvk gene encoding mevalonate kinase: MSIEKIRTEKVAVGVAHSKLILVGEHAVVHGQPAIAVPFPLVGVESEVEYVLGAVKIDSTFYHGPIDSAPASLDGIVACIKETLRVLDLPCQDLLIRIRSSIPPGKGLGSSASVAIAVVKSLFSYVEREYTMDQLLHLANVSEKHAHGSPSGIDSLTITSDCPVWFEKESPVGYIKPKSDFHFIVADTGRMADTRSAIDSVTRLLKKAPQKIQEKFERLGEITHQVRDALEKASKQLLGQLLNEAQKELEALGISDAGLNRLIYYALQEGALGAKLTGSGNGGCIIALAENELHSHQLMEKLKKLGAHAVWSFVLRKKEENEEVMK; the protein is encoded by the coding sequence ATGAGCATTGAAAAAATTAGAACTGAAAAAGTAGCTGTCGGTGTAGCTCATAGTAAGCTAATTTTAGTTGGTGAACATGCAGTAGTACATGGTCAACCAGCAATTGCAGTTCCATTCCCGTTAGTGGGAGTAGAATCAGAAGTGGAATATGTTTTAGGTGCTGTGAAAATTGATAGTACATTTTATCACGGACCTATTGATTCAGCTCCAGCTTCTTTGGATGGAATTGTTGCATGTATTAAAGAAACACTGCGTGTACTAGACTTACCATGTCAGGATTTATTAATTCGCATCCGTTCATCTATCCCGCCAGGAAAAGGGTTAGGTTCTAGTGCATCTGTAGCGATAGCAGTTGTAAAATCTCTATTTTCTTATGTGGAACGGGAATATACAATGGATCAATTGCTTCATCTAGCAAATGTATCGGAAAAGCATGCCCATGGTTCCCCAAGTGGAATAGATTCATTAACAATTACATCTGATTGTCCTGTTTGGTTTGAGAAAGAGTCTCCTGTTGGATATATTAAACCGAAAAGTGATTTTCATTTTATAGTGGCAGACACAGGGAGAATGGCAGATACCCGTTCTGCAATTGACTCAGTGACAAGACTACTAAAGAAAGCACCTCAGAAAATTCAAGAAAAATTTGAGCGTTTAGGGGAAATTACACATCAAGTACGTGATGCGTTAGAGAAAGCAAGTAAACAATTATTAGGTCAGTTATTAAATGAAGCGCAGAAAGAGCTAGAAGCATTAGGAATAAGTGATGCTGGACTGAATCGTTTGATTTATTATGCGCTCCAAGAAGGTGCATTAGGAGCTAAACTCACTGGTAGTGGTAATGGGGGCTGTATTATTGCGTTAGCAGAGAATGAGCTACATTCCCATCAACTAATGGAGAAATTGAAAAAGCTTGGTGCTCATGCAGTTTGGTCATTCGTATTACGTAAAAAAGAGGAAAATGAAGAAGTAATGAAATAG
- a CDS encoding class I SAM-dependent methyltransferase: MINNSWDERFNKQEYIYGKEPNVFVKSMLQDHPSCDVLTIAEGEGRNAVYAAELGHRVTAWDYSSVGLDKLHQFADSRNVKVKTKLVDLAQEIDFRENQWDVVMNVFGHIGDASVRQRLMKGIKTMLRPGGVYIMEVYSDRQLPYRSGGGKDIRLLYTPCEVLQIFADWQIKYFYYGEVERYEGKLHTGLGHVIQLAVYKPTD; the protein is encoded by the coding sequence ATGATAAATAATTCATGGGATGAACGTTTTAATAAACAGGAGTATATATACGGAAAAGAGCCCAATGTCTTTGTTAAATCAATGCTGCAAGACCACCCTAGTTGCGATGTACTGACCATAGCAGAGGGAGAAGGACGTAACGCAGTCTATGCAGCAGAATTAGGGCATCGTGTTACGGCTTGGGATTATTCGTCTGTAGGTTTAGACAAACTACATCAATTTGCTGATTCTAGAAACGTTAAGGTTAAAACAAAATTAGTTGATTTAGCTCAAGAAATCGATTTTAGAGAAAATCAATGGGATGTGGTTATGAATGTTTTTGGTCATATTGGAGATGCTTCTGTTCGTCAACGTTTAATGAAAGGAATCAAAACAATGCTCCGTCCAGGTGGAGTTTATATTATGGAAGTCTACTCCGATCGTCAACTCCCTTATCGTAGTGGGGGAGGAAAAGATATTCGTCTTTTATATACGCCATGTGAAGTGCTTCAGATTTTTGCTGACTGGCAAATCAAATATTTTTATTATGGTGAAGTGGAGCGATATGAGGGAAAATTACACACGGGCTTAGGACATGTCATTCAACTCGCAGTTTATAAACCAACTGATTAA
- a CDS encoding LLM class flavin-dependent oxidoreductase — MKLSVLDQAPISKGDTSELTLQHTLELAQWAEKLGYHRYWVAEHHNSNGLASSSPEIMMTRIASVTNQIRVGSGGILLPQYSPYKIAENANTLAAFFPDRIDIGVGNSPGGSQLTRSALTDNQNKNLHDFPRQVADLQGFLHNTLPRDHEFRLVKAGPRIANPPPLWLLGLSERSARQAAEMGLGFVFGHFIDPSQGIEALKIYHDYFSPSITGSEAQSIVCIFVICAETEEEAEELAITQDKWLLNVGKGLGTLVLPKEDINSSTFSPEDLTTIKQNRNRCIIGTPDLVKEKLIALQKIYQTDEFMIITNIFDFEAKKKSYRLLAETIL; from the coding sequence ATGAAATTAAGTGTATTAGATCAAGCTCCCATATCCAAAGGAGATACTTCAGAACTAACATTGCAGCATACACTGGAGTTAGCGCAATGGGCTGAAAAATTAGGCTATCATCGTTATTGGGTTGCTGAACATCATAACAGTAACGGTCTTGCAAGCTCTTCTCCCGAAATTATGATGACAAGAATTGCTTCTGTAACTAATCAAATTCGTGTTGGTTCAGGTGGCATACTTTTGCCACAATATAGCCCCTATAAAATTGCTGAAAACGCAAATACATTAGCTGCTTTCTTTCCAGATCGTATTGATATTGGTGTAGGTAACTCACCAGGTGGTTCCCAGCTAACGAGATCTGCGTTAACAGATAACCAAAATAAAAATCTTCATGACTTCCCAAGGCAAGTTGCAGATTTACAAGGATTTTTACATAATACTTTACCCCGTGATCATGAATTTAGGCTAGTCAAAGCTGGTCCGAGAATTGCAAACCCACCCCCTCTCTGGTTGTTAGGTTTATCAGAACGTTCGGCTAGACAAGCAGCAGAAATGGGATTAGGCTTCGTATTTGGTCATTTTATTGATCCAAGTCAGGGAATAGAAGCATTAAAAATATATCATGACTATTTTTCCCCTTCTATAACTGGTAGCGAGGCACAATCCATTGTTTGCATCTTTGTTATTTGTGCAGAAACAGAAGAAGAGGCGGAAGAACTAGCAATAACACAGGACAAATGGCTATTAAACGTTGGAAAAGGATTAGGTACATTAGTATTGCCCAAAGAAGATATTAATAGCTCTACATTTAGCCCAGAGGATTTAACTACAATCAAACAGAACCGCAACCGATGTATTATTGGAACACCAGATCTAGTAAAAGAGAAATTAATAGCTTTACAAAAAATCTACCAAACAGATGAATTTATGATTATTACAAATATCTTTGACTTTGAAGCGAAGAAAAAATCCTATCGTTTATTGGCAGAAACAATACTTTAG
- a CDS encoding type 1 glutamine amidotransferase domain-containing protein: MGKKVATVITDLFEDVEFTSPKEALEEAGHELVTIEKEKGNTVTGKSEGTKVTIDKGIDDVKPEDFDALFIPGGFSPDILRADERFVAFAKHFMDKKKPVMAICHGPQLLITAKTLEGRDATGYKSIKVDMEYAGADYADKEVVVCQNQLVTSRTPDDLPAFNRESVKVLG, translated from the coding sequence ATGGGTAAAAAAGTCGCAACAGTCATTACAGACTTATTTGAAGACGTAGAATTCACAAGTCCGAAAGAGGCATTAGAGGAAGCTGGTCATGAGCTAGTTACTATCGAAAAAGAAAAAGGAAATACGGTAACAGGTAAATCAGAAGGTACAAAAGTAACCATTGATAAAGGTATTGATGATGTGAAACCAGAAGACTTTGATGCTTTGTTTATTCCTGGTGGTTTTTCTCCGGATATATTACGTGCAGATGAACGCTTTGTAGCATTTGCCAAACATTTTATGGACAAGAAAAAGCCGGTTATGGCAATTTGTCATGGTCCACAATTGCTTATTACAGCCAAAACATTAGAAGGCCGCGATGCAACTGGTTATAAATCAATCAAAGTGGATATGGAATACGCTGGCGCAGACTACGCAGACAAAGAGGTAGTTGTTTGTCAAAACCAATTAGTAACAAGTCGTACACCAGATGACCTTCCTGCATTTAATCGTGAATCTGTTAAGGTACTTGGTTAA
- a CDS encoding hydroxymethylglutaryl-CoA reductase, degradative yields the protein MTTSRIPGFYKMSIDERRELIAQLHSFSEEDVKELASRETLAVETADKMIENVIGTYPLPLGLGLNFLINDKEYAIPMAVEEPSIVASASYIAKIVRDAGGFQTEATDRVMIGQIQVVGCSDFHAAKEALMREKEFIIKEANKAYPSIVARGGGANDIDIRILNEDAESTYNKMLVLHIYINTCDAMGANIINTMVESVAPEIERIAEGKVYLRILSNLTDRCLARAKCVIPTHLLGSEGFTGEEVRDGVIHAYEFAAADPYRAVTHNKGIMNGIDPVVIATGNDWRAVEAAAHAYAARSGQYSSMTKWYADEAGNLVGELELPMSIGIVGGSIRVHPMAKLAHKILGIESAGQLAQIIVAVGLAQNLGALKALVTDGIQKGHMALHSRSVAIAAGATGELVDIIANELVKLKDIRVGKAEQLLGEYKNEH from the coding sequence ATGACAACTTCTAGAATTCCTGGTTTTTATAAAATGTCTATTGATGAACGTAGAGAGCTTATTGCTCAATTGCATTCTTTTTCTGAAGAGGATGTTAAGGAGTTAGCTTCTAGAGAGACATTAGCTGTTGAGACAGCAGATAAGATGATTGAGAATGTCATTGGAACTTATCCGCTTCCACTTGGACTAGGACTTAACTTCCTCATTAATGATAAAGAATATGCAATTCCTATGGCTGTAGAGGAACCATCTATTGTTGCATCGGCAAGTTATATTGCAAAAATTGTCCGTGACGCTGGAGGTTTTCAGACAGAGGCGACAGACAGAGTGATGATTGGGCAAATTCAAGTAGTAGGTTGTTCAGATTTTCATGCAGCGAAAGAGGCGTTAATGCGTGAAAAAGAATTTATTATAAAAGAAGCAAATAAAGCTTACCCAAGTATTGTTGCTAGGGGTGGCGGTGCGAATGATATTGACATTCGAATTTTAAATGAGGATGCAGAATCTACTTACAATAAAATGTTAGTTCTGCATATTTATATCAATACATGTGATGCAATGGGTGCAAACATCATTAATACGATGGTGGAATCTGTTGCGCCAGAAATAGAACGTATTGCAGAGGGAAAAGTATATTTACGAATTTTATCGAATTTAACTGATCGTTGCCTCGCACGTGCAAAATGTGTGATTCCAACACATTTACTTGGTTCTGAAGGGTTCACAGGTGAAGAAGTAAGAGATGGAGTTATTCATGCATATGAATTTGCTGCTGCAGATCCATATCGTGCAGTGACACATAATAAAGGAATTATGAATGGTATTGATCCTGTAGTTATTGCAACCGGAAATGACTGGCGTGCAGTCGAAGCTGCGGCACATGCTTATGCAGCTAGAAGTGGGCAGTACAGTTCGATGACAAAATGGTATGCAGATGAAGCAGGGAATCTTGTTGGTGAACTGGAATTACCAATGTCTATAGGAATTGTTGGAGGCTCCATACGAGTTCATCCAATGGCAAAATTAGCACATAAAATTCTTGGTATTGAATCAGCAGGGCAACTAGCACAAATTATTGTAGCAGTTGGATTAGCGCAAAATTTAGGTGCATTAAAGGCTTTGGTAACAGATGGTATCCAAAAGGGGCATATGGCGCTCCATTCTCGCTCTGTAGCGATTGCAGCAGGAGCGACAGGGGAATTAGTGGATATCATTGCTAATGAACTTGTTAAGCTGAAGGATATCCGTGTCGGAAAGGCTGAACAATTATTGGGAGAATACAAAAATGAGCATTGA
- the mvaD gene encoding diphosphomevalonate decarboxylase — protein MKATAKAHTNIALIKYWGKRNEKLILPTNSSLSLTLDGFYTETTVNFNEELTEDTFSLNGTTITGNQYDRVSKFLQLIRDHAGIPNVYADVHSINHVPTAAGFASSASGFAALAGAATKALNLDISDEELSKITRQGSGSACRSIYGGFAEWQMGEKEDGSDSFAVPIVPPDHWDVRMAAVVLSDTMKDISSRVGMKRTVDTSVFYEGWLSAVPHDLAEIKQGIIVKDFEKVGAIAESNCLKMHATTLGADPPFTYWLDKTMRVMQKVREIRAMGIPAYFTIDAGPNVKVLYLPEYESKIEQILREIPGVSNVTLSKPGQGISYL, from the coding sequence ATGAAGGCAACAGCAAAGGCACATACGAATATTGCCTTAATCAAGTATTGGGGTAAAAGAAATGAAAAGCTTATCCTACCAACAAATAGCAGCTTATCTTTAACCTTAGATGGCTTTTATACAGAAACAACAGTTAATTTTAATGAAGAATTAACAGAGGATACTTTCTCATTAAATGGTACAACAATTACTGGTAATCAATATGATCGTGTTTCAAAATTTTTACAGCTAATTCGTGATCATGCAGGGATACCGAATGTATATGCAGATGTTCATTCGATTAATCATGTGCCGACAGCTGCGGGCTTTGCATCCTCTGCATCTGGTTTTGCAGCATTAGCAGGAGCGGCTACTAAAGCATTAAATCTAGATATTAGTGATGAGGAACTTTCGAAAATTACTCGTCAAGGCTCAGGTTCAGCTTGTCGCTCGATTTATGGTGGCTTTGCGGAATGGCAAATGGGTGAGAAGGAAGACGGTTCTGATTCCTTTGCTGTTCCTATCGTGCCACCTGATCATTGGGATGTGCGAATGGCAGCGGTTGTTTTATCCGATACAATGAAAGACATTTCTAGTCGTGTTGGCATGAAGCGTACGGTTGATACTTCTGTGTTTTACGAAGGCTGGTTATCGGCTGTTCCACATGATTTAGCAGAAATAAAACAAGGAATTATCGTTAAAGATTTTGAAAAAGTTGGAGCAATTGCTGAATCGAACTGCTTGAAAATGCATGCCACAACATTAGGAGCAGACCCGCCATTTACTTATTGGTTAGATAAGACAATGAGAGTAATGCAAAAAGTTCGTGAAATCCGCGCAATGGGTATTCCAGCATATTTTACAATTGATGCTGGACCAAATGTCAAAGTACTTTATTTACCAGAATATGAATCGAAAATAGAACAGATTCTACGTGAGATTCCTGGTGTATCCAATGTGACTTTGAGTAAACCTGGGCAAGGAATATCCTATTTGTAG
- the fabI gene encoding enoyl-ACP reductase FabI: MSGLLQGKNIVVMGVANERSIAWGITKSLHQAGANLIFTNRQERSQQKLIKLLEDNSITPKLVVSCDVASDESIVEAFSEIKEKVGIIHGVVHSVAFASRDDLKGTFADTSRDGFLLAQNISSYSLVAVTREARKLMTEGGSIVTQSYIGAERVVKNYNVMGVAKASLEASVRYLAEDVGKDGIRVNAISAGPIRTLSAKGVSGFNEINAVIEEKAPLRRNVDQDQVGDATLFFISDLSRGITGEVLHVDSGFHIIG, translated from the coding sequence GTGTCAGGTTTATTACAAGGAAAGAATATAGTTGTTATGGGTGTTGCTAATGAGCGAAGCATTGCCTGGGGGATTACGAAGTCTCTGCATCAAGCAGGTGCTAACTTAATTTTCACAAATAGACAAGAACGTTCGCAACAAAAATTAATAAAATTATTAGAAGATAATAGCATCACACCTAAGCTCGTAGTTTCATGTGATGTAGCTAGTGATGAAAGTATAGTTGAAGCTTTCTCTGAAATTAAAGAGAAAGTAGGAATTATTCATGGTGTAGTTCATTCTGTAGCTTTTGCAAGCCGTGATGATTTAAAAGGCACATTTGCTGATACATCACGTGATGGCTTTTTATTAGCTCAGAATATTAGTTCATATTCACTCGTTGCAGTTACAAGAGAAGCTAGAAAACTAATGACTGAAGGCGGAAGCATCGTAACACAGTCTTACATAGGAGCTGAACGCGTTGTGAAAAATTACAACGTGATGGGAGTAGCTAAAGCTTCCCTTGAAGCAAGTGTAAGATACTTAGCTGAAGATGTAGGAAAAGATGGAATCCGCGTAAATGCTATTTCTGCAGGACCAATTCGTACACTATCCGCAAAAGGTGTATCTGGCTTTAATGAAATTAATGCAGTAATTGAAGAAAAAGCTCCACTACGTAGAAATGTAGATCAAGACCAAGTAGGAGATGCTACATTATTCTTCATCAGTGACCTTTCAAGAGGTATTACTGGAGAAGTACTACATGTCGACTCTGGTTTTCATATTATCGGTTAA
- a CDS encoding AbgT family transporter, producing the protein MAGTDVLLAGISTEAVRILDDSMVVSPLSNWYFNIVSVFVLTVVGGLITSKFIEPRLGKYEGDKVEEDDVEDHPKAGKALRNAVLAGGGYMLLIFVVLMLPNSPLRSETGGIADSPFIDGIVPLILILFILVGLAYGITVEKIKSGKDVSKYMGEAIKDMSGYIVLVFAIAQFIAYFNWSNIGTWLAVNGAEFLTSINFTGLPLILGYILFTACLNFLITSGSAKWAIEAPVFIPMFMQLGYHPGFIQVAYRIADSSTNIVTPLYPLMIIILTLMQKYDKKANIGTYMALMIPYSLGFLLTWIVLILIFYFTGLPFGPGVYTHL; encoded by the coding sequence ATTGCAGGGACGGATGTTTTATTAGCAGGTATTTCTACTGAGGCAGTTAGAATTCTTGATGATTCAATGGTTGTTAGTCCATTGTCAAACTGGTATTTCAATATAGTATCTGTTTTTGTTTTAACCGTTGTTGGTGGTCTGATTACCTCAAAATTTATTGAACCTCGTTTAGGGAAATACGAAGGCGATAAGGTGGAAGAGGATGATGTTGAGGACCATCCGAAAGCTGGAAAAGCATTGCGTAATGCAGTACTTGCAGGTGGAGGATATATGTTACTAATTTTTGTAGTACTTATGCTTCCGAATAGTCCGTTAAGAAGTGAAACAGGTGGAATTGCAGACTCCCCATTTATTGATGGGATTGTTCCACTTATCTTAATATTATTCATTCTTGTGGGACTTGCTTATGGAATTACTGTAGAGAAGATCAAGTCTGGTAAAGACGTGAGTAAGTACATGGGAGAAGCAATTAAAGATATGTCAGGCTATATCGTTTTAGTATTTGCCATTGCACAATTTATTGCATATTTTAACTGGTCAAATATTGGGACATGGTTAGCTGTTAACGGTGCAGAATTTTTAACAAGTATTAACTTTACAGGATTACCATTGATTCTTGGTTATATTTTATTTACAGCATGTTTAAATTTCTTGATTACATCAGGATCAGCGAAATGGGCTATTGAAGCGCCGGTATTTATCCCAATGTTTATGCAGCTAGGATATCATCCAGGATTTATCCAGGTAGCATACAGAATTGCAGATTCATCGACAAACATTGTTACACCTTTATATCCATTAATGATTATTATTTTAACATTAATGCAAAAATATGATAAAAAAGCTAATATTGGTACGTACATGGCATTGATGATTCCATATTCTCTTGGATTTTTATTAACTTGGATTGTGCTAATTCTAATTTTCTATTTCACAGGTTTACCATTTGGACCTGGTGTATACACACATTTATAA
- a CDS encoding ABC transporter substrate-binding protein yields MKLIKSILFMMFLILLTTIVGCSSDSTNKDTPNDSGDNQNEEEETQTGGVLKIAIDAAPPTLDQPTSTTTATRDASRLIFETLITTNSDFEAIPMLADSVDISDDGKTYTFNLRQGIKFHNGKEMIAEDVVASMERWLEKSTITGNVFNDSKWTIVDDYTVNLELQEPSSITLDTMASAKTAPAIMPKEIIDAAPEEGVDEYIGTGPFKLVEWKTDQYIHYEKFDDYSPVDFEADGLSGKKEALVDEIFIYIVPDTSTRLAGLQTGEYDFAYGVSYDSYDQLQEDPNLEPILAPSANAVIVFNKQKGIASDAAFRRAVNTALDAEKVMMGAFPNPDFFWLDAGYMDINIKRWASQAGSEFYNQADPEKAKQMLEEMGYNGEEFRLMATRDYDHHYNTAVVIHEQLQQIGINSKLEVYDWPTVTERNGDPDVWEAYITTFSTVSTPPQLLHVSPKAKGSIPEPYMDDRMLALETAPTEEEGFALWEEIQQFAWEEYVPVVQFGGFNSLYGVNKKVEGITINTGPIFWNVTVSEGAD; encoded by the coding sequence ATGAAATTAATCAAAAGTATTTTATTTATGATGTTTCTCATATTATTAACCACAATAGTGGGTTGCAGCTCAGATTCAACAAATAAGGATACACCAAATGATTCAGGAGATAATCAGAATGAAGAAGAAGAGACTCAAACAGGTGGGGTTTTAAAAATTGCGATTGATGCGGCTCCACCAACACTAGATCAACCAACAAGTACAACTACAGCTACAAGAGATGCATCTCGATTAATTTTTGAAACACTTATAACAACAAACTCAGATTTCGAAGCGATTCCTATGTTAGCCGATTCTGTTGATATAAGTGATGATGGTAAAACATACACATTCAATTTAAGGCAAGGCATTAAGTTTCACAATGGAAAAGAAATGATTGCTGAGGACGTTGTTGCTTCAATGGAACGTTGGTTAGAGAAATCTACTATTACGGGCAATGTATTCAATGATTCAAAATGGACCATTGTCGATGATTATACAGTGAATTTAGAATTACAGGAACCGTCATCGATCACACTCGATACAATGGCTTCTGCGAAAACAGCTCCTGCTATTATGCCAAAAGAGATCATTGATGCAGCACCAGAAGAAGGAGTAGATGAGTATATTGGTACAGGACCTTTTAAGCTCGTTGAGTGGAAGACTGATCAGTATATTCACTATGAAAAATTCGATGATTATTCCCCAGTTGATTTTGAAGCAGATGGTTTATCCGGTAAAAAAGAAGCGTTAGTTGACGAAATATTTATCTATATTGTTCCAGATACTTCTACACGTTTAGCGGGTCTACAAACAGGTGAGTATGATTTTGCTTATGGTGTTTCTTATGATAGTTATGATCAACTACAAGAGGATCCAAATCTGGAACCGATTTTAGCTCCAAGTGCTAATGCTGTTATCGTGTTTAATAAACAAAAAGGTATTGCCTCTGATGCAGCCTTTAGGAGAGCAGTGAATACTGCTTTAGACGCAGAAAAAGTCATGATGGGTGCTTTTCCAAATCCGGACTTTTTCTGGTTAGACGCCGGTTACATGGATATCAATATTAAGAGATGGGCAAGTCAAGCTGGAAGTGAGTTTTATAACCAAGCTGATCCAGAAAAAGCAAAACAGATGTTAGAGGAAATGGGATATAATGGTGAAGAGTTTAGACTGATGGCAACTCGTGATTATGATCATCATTATAACACAGCTGTTGTAATACATGAGCAGCTTCAACAAATTGGAATTAATTCAAAATTAGAGGTGTATGACTGGCCAACTGTTACAGAACGAAATGGTGATCCTGATGTTTGGGAAGCGTATATTACAACATTTTCTACAGTTAGTACACCACCACAGTTGCTTCATGTGAGTCCTAAAGCTAAAGGTAGTATTCCGGAACCGTATATGGATGATAGAATGCTGGCCCTTGAAACAGCTCCTACCGAAGAGGAAGGTTTTGCATTATGGGAAGAGATCCAGCAGTTTGCTTGGGAAGAATATGTACCAGTAGTTCAGTTTGGTGGGTTTAATAGCTTATACGGAGTTAATAAAAAGGTAGAGGGAATTACTATTAATACAGGTCCAATCTTCTGGAATGTTACTGTATCAGAAGGAGCAGATTAA
- a CDS encoding DUF1540 domain-containing protein, which produces MAQDVLCAVSSCFFWENGNKCGADSIYVVSQLGNEASHSSETDCKTFVPKS; this is translated from the coding sequence TTGGCACAGGATGTTCTTTGTGCAGTTTCAAGTTGCTTCTTCTGGGAAAATGGGAATAAATGTGGTGCAGATTCTATTTATGTAGTTAGTCAGCTTGGGAATGAAGCTTCTCATAGCTCAGAAACAGATTGTAAGACATTTGTTCCTAAATCATAA
- a CDS encoding ABC transporter substrate-binding protein, protein MKMKVVYAMVLAFMLSMLVACNSESDDDNSADESNGGADNQEVVAGGEMRVAVHAQPPTIDTHITTATMAPFIMRNVFETLFTQNETFQPTPMLVDSFDLSDDGKTYTFHLREGVQFHNGNEMTADDVVASMNRWIEVTNVGLDGAVFEKVDDYTVEMILEEPKIDTLDILADPSLLAAIMPKDIVENADSTGVTEFIGTGPFKFTEWVQDQHIQLSAFGDYQPVDAPTDGLSGAKEALLDDIYFVFVPDASTRIAGIQSGEYDVITNAPYDNYDQLMAADNVEVITFEYGTQWAVYNKAQGVFADPKMRQAVNAAFDLESVMHAAFANTDFYELDPGYMNNSSENWYSDAGLDAYNQNDPEKAKQLLEEAGYDGELVRILTSRDYDRQYNAAVVMKEQLDAIGMNVELEVFDWPTLTERREDPENWEILTASGPFFATPTKHVLLNPNWAGWTSDPYITESLQELNVAASQEEAKEIWNEIEGFLWDEYLPATILGKFDEIVATTDKVQGFSEFLGGVFWNTSVSE, encoded by the coding sequence ATGAAAATGAAAGTAGTTTATGCGATGGTTTTAGCATTTATGTTGTCTATGCTAGTCGCATGTAATTCAGAATCGGACGATGATAATTCTGCTGATGAATCAAATGGTGGAGCGGATAATCAAGAGGTAGTTGCTGGTGGAGAAATGAGAGTAGCTGTACATGCTCAACCGCCTACTATTGACACGCATATTACAACTGCAACGATGGCACCATTTATTATGAGAAATGTATTTGAAACGCTTTTTACTCAAAACGAAACATTTCAGCCTACTCCAATGTTAGTTGATTCTTTTGACTTAAGTGATGATGGTAAAACATATACATTTCACCTAAGAGAAGGAGTTCAATTTCATAACGGAAACGAAATGACTGCAGACGATGTTGTTGCTTCAATGAATCGTTGGATTGAAGTAACGAATGTAGGGTTAGATGGAGCTGTATTCGAAAAAGTTGATGATTATACAGTAGAAATGATTTTAGAAGAACCAAAAATTGATACACTAGATATTCTTGCTGACCCTAGCTTACTAGCGGCTATTATGCCAAAGGATATTGTTGAAAATGCAGATAGCACAGGTGTGACTGAATTTATTGGAACAGGTCCATTTAAATTTACTGAATGGGTACAAGACCAACATATTCAATTGTCTGCATTTGGAGATTATCAACCAGTTGATGCACCAACTGATGGTCTAAGTGGAGCGAAGGAAGCTTTACTAGATGATATCTATTTCGTGTTTGTACCAGATGCTTCTACGCGAATTGCTGGGATACAGAGTGGTGAATATGATGTGATTACAAATGCGCCATATGATAATTATGATCAATTAATGGCTGCGGATAATGTAGAAGTTATAACATTTGAATATGGAACTCAATGGGCAGTTTACAATAAGGCACAAGGTGTATTTGCTGACCCTAAAATGAGACAAGCTGTAAATGCAGCTTTTGATTTAGAAAGTGTAATGCATGCTGCTTTTGCAAATACTGATTTTTATGAGCTAGACCCAGGATATATGAATAATAGCTCAGAGAATTGGTATAGTGATGCTGGTTTAGATGCTTATAATCAAAATGATCCAGAAAAAGCAAAACAATTACTTGAAGAAGCTGGATATGATGGGGAATTAGTTCGAATTCTTACCTCTCGTGATTATGATAGACAGTATAATGCAGCTGTAGTAATGAAGGAACAGTTAGATGCTATTGGTATGAATGTGGAGCTTGAAGTTTTTGATTGGCCAACATTGACTGAACGTAGAGAAGATCCAGAAAACTGGGAGATTTTAACAGCATCTGGTCCTTTCTTTGCAACGCCAACAAAACATGTTTTATTAAATCCTAATTGGGCTGGTTGGACAAGTGATCCATATATTACAGAGTCACTTCAAGAGTTAAATGTTGCAGCTTCTCAAGAGGAAGCTAAAGAAATTTGGAATGAAATTGAAGGATTCTTATGGGATGAATATTTACCTGCTACTATTTTAGGTAAGTTTGATGAGATTGTTGCTACAACAGATAAAGTACAAGGATTTTCAGAGTTTCTAGGTGGTGTATTCTGGAATACATCTGTTAGTGAATAA